One Coregonus clupeaformis isolate EN_2021a chromosome 33, ASM2061545v1, whole genome shotgun sequence DNA window includes the following coding sequences:
- the LOC121548698 gene encoding sterile alpha motif domain-containing protein 5-like has protein sequence MTTGGPSIVFEWLKTLRLSQYVESIVDNGYDDLEGDGVYIPHHWQRFHDAVQRLKAEDEVAAGLYFMLEPMPTTPPNSHLLDHYESKLLGSKSWTEPNSDRVGRNGGVYLGAQRNLMLGNRRELVIYPKLKLKIMIRDKVIRDGVNLARPPYPNKAQCQCNE, from the exons ATGACTACCGGTGGACCCAGCATTGTGTTTGAATGGCTGAAGACCCTCA GGCTCTCTCAGTATGTGGAGTCCATCGTGGATAACGGCTACGATGATCTGGAAGGCGACGGTGTCTACATACCGCACCACTGGCAAAGGTTCCATGACGCGGTGCAAAGGCTGAAAGCTGAGGATGAGGTGGCCGCCGGGCTGTATTTCATGCTTGAGCCAATGCCCACCACGCCACCCAACAGCCACCTATTGGACCATTACGAGTCCAAACTCCTGGGTTCCAAGTCTTGGACCGAACCAAATAGTGACCGGGTCGGAAGAAATGGGGGCGTGTATCTAGGCGCGCAGAGGAACCTGATGCTTGGCAACCGGAGGGAGCTGGTGATTTACCCCAAACTGAagctgaagatcatgattagggATAAAGTAATCAGAGATGGAGTCAACCTCGCCAGGCCGCCATACCCAAACAAG GCCCAGTGCCAGTGTAATGAGTGA